A segment of the Asinibacterium sp. OR53 genome:
TTGCTCAGTACGTATACTTCTCCTTTGAAATCTGTGTGAGGAGTGATAGAACCGGGCTTACAGATTACCATACCGCGACGGATGTCTTTTTTCTCAATACCGCGGAGCAGCAGACCTGCGTTATCACCAGCCTGACCTTCATCCAACAGTTTCTTGAACATTTCAACACCAGTTACAGTAGAGCTCTGTGCAGCTTCCTGCAGACCAACGATCTCAACAGCTTCACCAACTTTGATGATACCGCGCTCGATACGGCCTGTAGCAACTGTACCACGACCTGTGATTGAGAACACGTCTTCTACTGACATCAGGAACGGCATATCAACCGGACGGGGGGGCAGCGGAATGTAAGTATCTACAGCTTCCATCAGTTCATCGATGCATTTAACCCATTTTTCTTCACCAGCCAGGGCGCCTGTAGCAGAACCTTTGATGATGGGGGTGTTGTCACCGTCGAAACCATAAGAAGTCAGCAGTTCGCGGATCTCCATTTCAACCAGTTCCAGCAGTTCAGGATCGTCTACCAGGTCAACTTTGTTCATGAATACCACGATACGGGGTACACCTACCTGGCGGGCCAGCAGGATGTGCTCCTTAGTCTGGGGCATCGGACCATCGGTAGAAGCTACTACCAGGATAGCACCGTCCATCTGGGCAGCACCGGTGATCATATTCTTCACATAGTCAGCGTGACCAGGACAGTCAACGTGCGCATAGTGACGGTTTGCAGTTTGATATTCTACGTGTGCAGTGTTGATGGTGATACCACGCTCTTTTTCTTCGGGAGCGCCGTCGATCTCATCATATTTCTTAGCCTGCGCCAGACCTTTCTTAGATAAGATGTCCGTAATGGCAGCAGTCAAAGTGGTCTTACCATGGTCAACGTGACCAATAGTACCAACGTTTACGTGAGGTTTTTCCCTCTTAAAGGTCTCTTTAGACATTTTTATCGATTTTAGTTGTATTTTAAAAATTTATACTAAACTACTTTTCCTCTTTCACAAATCCGAGCCGTTAGTGAGAATCGAACTCACGACCTCTTCCCTACCAAGGAAGTGCTCTACCACTGAGCTACAACGGCTTTTGAGTTGAGCGGAAGACGAGGATCGAACCCGCAACCTATAGCTTGGAAGGCTATCGCTCTACCAATTGAGCTACTTCCGCATTTTACTTGTCCACCGAAGCCTTGCCTCCTCCGTAATACTACGGCGACCGAGGGCGAAGGTGGAGTCATCATTTAAAGAACTATGATCACTGGATGATGATTACTTTTTTAAAAAAGAATTCATCGTCACTAGTGATCGAGATCACCTACGCTAAAGCTTCGGTGATCAAGTGGGCAGGAGTGGATTCGAACCACTGAAGTCGAAAGACAGCGGATTTACAGTCCGCCCCATTTGGCCGCTCTGGAACCTGCCCTTGATTTATTTAGAGCCGAAGATGGGACTCGAACCCGCGACCTACTGATTACAAATCAGTTGCTCTACCAACTGAGCTACTTCGGCAAAATGTAAAAGAACGCTCCTATTTTTTGGGATGGCAAAGGTAACGGAAAACTTCATTCAGCAAAATTTTGCCATGATTTTTTTCGGCTAGTTTTCAACAGCTTGCGCCGGCTCCGGAGGAAACGGTCCGGAAGCCCCGGCCGGGCCCAATAAAAAAGGCCCCCGAAAGGGAGCCTTACAACCAATTTTTTCGATTCCTTTTATGCCGCCAGTTTCTGTTTTTTCCTTTTTATCTGCGTAACGATCGACTCCATTGCACAATCAAATGATTCTTCGAACGACTTCGACGACGACTTCACAAAAAACTCGTGCCTTGGTACATGAATACGGATCTCAGCCACTTTGTCCTTGATCGTATGCACCACGTTATCCAGCTTCAGGAACACATCTACTTTCAAGATCCTGTCGTGGAAAGTGCTCAGCTTGCTGAGCTTACGTGACACATAATCTACCAGTTTGTCATCAGCATTAAAATGCACTGTTTGAA
Coding sequences within it:
- the tuf gene encoding elongation factor Tu, with the translated sequence MSKETFKREKPHVNVGTIGHVDHGKTTLTAAITDILSKKGLAQAKKYDEIDGAPEEKERGITINTAHVEYQTANRHYAHVDCPGHADYVKNMITGAAQMDGAILVVASTDGPMPQTKEHILLARQVGVPRIVVFMNKVDLVDDPELLELVEMEIRELLTSYGFDGDNTPIIKGSATGALAGEEKWVKCIDELMEAVDTYIPLPPRPVDMPFLMSVEDVFSITGRGTVATGRIERGIIKVGEAVEIVGLQEAAQSSTVTGVEMFKKLLDEGQAGDNAGLLLRGIEKKDIRRGMVICKPGSITPHTDFKGEVYVLSKEEGGRHTPFFNKYRPQFYFRTTDVTGEVTLPEGTEMVMPGDNINLSVKLIQPIAMEKGLKFAIREGGRTVGAGQVTEIVK
- a CDS encoding HPF/RaiA family ribosome-associated protein yields the protein MNVNIQTVHFNADDKLVDYVSRKLSKLSTFHDRILKVDVFLKLDNVVHTIKDKVAEIRIHVPRHEFFVKSSSKSFEESFDCAMESIVTQIKRKKQKLAA